The following coding sequences lie in one Glycine max cultivar Williams 82 chromosome 19, Glycine_max_v4.0, whole genome shotgun sequence genomic window:
- the LOC100802404 gene encoding uncharacterized protein isoform X2 → MRVPSHWGYQICRVYLWGPWCSPSLLHPFLLSYSLYLTFPKALFLIHRFFSVSLILFFILWHSSSAGYSKSNITGSTPLTFPSKEEGKIGAHGSLTSSFGWDNHGWFYISVRIGLFLWVALLNLITISSTWARVTDVMDSESGSRLFGFIGAGATLGQLFGSLFAIGMAFVGPFLLLFAALLMELAAQTSRGINHVTSHVEEQLSPIRKSDSKNENKTDEIQKTEHTPRGFPKSSTLVKLPFWPILEGLWLILSSTYLLHVSLFIWLSAVVSSFFYFQKVSVIATTVTSSLGRRKLFAQINSFIAVFILVGQLSLTGRILTVAGVTTAICSAPFVGLLNLVALAVWPKWVVVAICETLRKVVTYVVTRPGRELLFTVVSEDEKYKAKVCIDVLVQRLGDAAAAGMYKMLFGTLNGNPSTVPLYGLPVCLFWIVTAFSLGRRQVQLSKHQISST, encoded by the exons GCTTTGTTTTTGATACACAGGTTCTTTAGTGTATCCCTCATATTGTTCTTTATTCTATGGCACTCTTCATCAGCTGGATATTCAAAGTCCAATATCACA GGATCCACACCTTTGACCTTTCCCTCAAAGGAAGAAGGGAAAATTGGTGCCCATGGTAGTCTTACATCTTCATTTGGTTGGGATAACCATGGATggttctatatttctgtccggATAGGATTGTTTCTTTGG GTTGCTTTGCTtaatctaattacaatttcttcAACTTGGGCAAGGGTAACTGATGTGATGGACAGTGAG TCAGGTTCAAGATTATTCGGGTTTATTGGTGCTGGTGCCACCCTTGGACAACTTTTTGGGTCATTGTTTGCCATTGGAATGGCTTTTGTTGGCCCAT TCTTGCTTTTGTTTGCTGCGTTGTTGATGGAACTTGCGGCACAAACATCAAGAGGGATAAATCATGTTACATCTCATGTTGAAGAACAATTGTCTCCCATTAG aaAATCTGATtccaaaaatgaaaacaagactGATGAGATTCAGAAGACTGAACATACTCCAAGAGGATTTCCAAAGTCATCTACTTTAGTGAAGCTTCCGTTTTGGCCCATACTTGAAGGACTCTGGCTTATATTGTCATCAACCTACCTTTTGCATGTGTCATTGTTCATCTGGCTGAGTGCAGTTGTCTCttcattcttctattttcag AAAGTGAGCGTGATTGCCACTACAGTTACCAGCTCTCTTGGAAGAAGAAAATTGTTTGCCCAGATAAATAGCTTCATTGCTGTTTTTATTCTTGTTGGACAACTGTCCTTGACG GGACGCATTCTTACTGTTGCTGGGGTGACTACAGCTATATGCTCAGCACCTTTCGTTGGCCTCTTAAATTTAGTCGCTCTAGCTGTTTGGCCAAAATGGGTGGTGGTTGCCATTTGTGAGACGCTGAGAAAG GTTGTTACATATGTTGTGACAAGGCCTGGAAGAGAACTTTTGTTTACTGTTGTTTCAGAGGATGAGAAGTATAAAGCCAAA GTATGCATAGATGTCTTGGTTCAAAGACTTGGAGATGCTGCAGCAGCTGGAATGTACAAAATGCTTTTTGGTACTCTCAACGGGAACCCATCAACAGTTCCCCTTTATGGCCTCCCT gtttgtttgttttggatAGTTACAGCATTCTCTTTGGGTCGTCGGCAAGTGCAACTTTCAAAGCACCAGATCTCCTCTACTTAA
- the LOC100802404 gene encoding uncharacterized protein isoform X3 — protein sequence MRVPSHWGYQICRVYLWGPWCSPSLLHPFLLSYSLYLTFPKARFFSVSLILFFILWHSSSAGYSKSNITGSTPLTFPSKEEGKIGAHGSLTSSFGWDNHGWFYISVRIGLFLWVALLNLITISSTWARVTDVMDSESGSRLFGFIGAGATLGQLFGSLFAIGMAFVGPFLLLFAALLMELAAQTSRGINHVTSHVEEQLSPIRKSDSKNENKTDEIQKTEHTPRGFPKSSTLVKLPFWPILEGLWLILSSTYLLHVSLFIWLSAVVSSFFYFQKVSVIATTVTSSLGRRKLFAQINSFIAVFILVGQLSLTGRILTVAGVTTAICSAPFVGLLNLVALAVWPKWVVVAICETLRKVVTYVVTRPGRELLFTVVSEDEKYKAKVCIDVLVQRLGDAAAAGMYKMLFGTLNGNPSTVPLYGLPVCLFWIVTAFSLGRRQVQLSKHQISST from the exons GTTCTTTAGTGTATCCCTCATATTGTTCTTTATTCTATGGCACTCTTCATCAGCTGGATATTCAAAGTCCAATATCACA GGATCCACACCTTTGACCTTTCCCTCAAAGGAAGAAGGGAAAATTGGTGCCCATGGTAGTCTTACATCTTCATTTGGTTGGGATAACCATGGATggttctatatttctgtccggATAGGATTGTTTCTTTGG GTTGCTTTGCTtaatctaattacaatttcttcAACTTGGGCAAGGGTAACTGATGTGATGGACAGTGAG TCAGGTTCAAGATTATTCGGGTTTATTGGTGCTGGTGCCACCCTTGGACAACTTTTTGGGTCATTGTTTGCCATTGGAATGGCTTTTGTTGGCCCAT TCTTGCTTTTGTTTGCTGCGTTGTTGATGGAACTTGCGGCACAAACATCAAGAGGGATAAATCATGTTACATCTCATGTTGAAGAACAATTGTCTCCCATTAG aaAATCTGATtccaaaaatgaaaacaagactGATGAGATTCAGAAGACTGAACATACTCCAAGAGGATTTCCAAAGTCATCTACTTTAGTGAAGCTTCCGTTTTGGCCCATACTTGAAGGACTCTGGCTTATATTGTCATCAACCTACCTTTTGCATGTGTCATTGTTCATCTGGCTGAGTGCAGTTGTCTCttcattcttctattttcag AAAGTGAGCGTGATTGCCACTACAGTTACCAGCTCTCTTGGAAGAAGAAAATTGTTTGCCCAGATAAATAGCTTCATTGCTGTTTTTATTCTTGTTGGACAACTGTCCTTGACG GGACGCATTCTTACTGTTGCTGGGGTGACTACAGCTATATGCTCAGCACCTTTCGTTGGCCTCTTAAATTTAGTCGCTCTAGCTGTTTGGCCAAAATGGGTGGTGGTTGCCATTTGTGAGACGCTGAGAAAG GTTGTTACATATGTTGTGACAAGGCCTGGAAGAGAACTTTTGTTTACTGTTGTTTCAGAGGATGAGAAGTATAAAGCCAAA GTATGCATAGATGTCTTGGTTCAAAGACTTGGAGATGCTGCAGCAGCTGGAATGTACAAAATGCTTTTTGGTACTCTCAACGGGAACCCATCAACAGTTCCCCTTTATGGCCTCCCT gtttgtttgttttggatAGTTACAGCATTCTCTTTGGGTCGTCGGCAAGTGCAACTTTCAAAGCACCAGATCTCCTCTACTTAA